Proteins encoded together in one Osmerus eperlanus chromosome 20, fOsmEpe2.1, whole genome shotgun sequence window:
- the LOC134006798 gene encoding UPF0500 protein C1orf216 homolog isoform X2 — MLHQDRPANSNYGGQGGGVGGGSSSSLRLLSNCQQQSNRKCEKDGNFNFLGREDEVLTGDENRNQVRPRSLGPLGRDPPLPPPTIHYHGPGLLSPLSRLPCWSPLEPLPEIESGDDGYGRVPPDGAEEGKMEEETGRMSDDDKDREPRAIQGGRKEGVELEGEEGGEGEERLEEEDGEEWGDSGSEFEFSYRSSGSLSSLNMESGGEGALMGGWDRIGVGEPRSDLQGTDGPPGTTDPLSDPTKKCEKDAEGRRWGRKTLAASAMGSSLPDDDEEEEEEEERGGHSSDSDTDPCGELPELLDAVWTLRDRERFKAQEMEKHQVQLTMYRRLALIRWVRTLQGRVQEQQNRLQSSFDVILTHRKELLRMGASAAANTTASQS, encoded by the coding sequence ATGCTTCACCAGGATCGACCTGCAAACTCCAACTACGGAGGTCAGGGGGGCGGAGTTGGAGGCGGTAGTTCCTCCTCTCTGCGTCTTCTTAGCAACTGCCAGCAGCAATCTAACAGGAAATGTGAGAAGGATGGCAACTTCAACTTCCTGGGTCGAGAGGATGAGGTCCTGACGGGAGACGAGAACCGCAATCAGGTTCGACCCCGGAGCCTCGGCCCGCTGGGCCGGGAcccgcccctgcctccccccaccaTCCACTATCATGGGCCAGGCCTGTTATCGCCCCTCTCCCGCCTGCCCTGTTGGAGCCCCCTGGAGCCCCTGCCCGAGATCGAGAGTGGGGACGATGGCTACGGGAGGGTGCCCCCTGACGGCGCCGAGGAGggcaagatggaggaggagacaggaagaatgAGTGATGATGACAAGGACAGAGAGCCACGGGCCATccagggaggaaggaaagagggagtggagctggagggggaggagggaggggagggggaggagagactggaggaggaggacggggaggagtggggagacaGTGGCTCAGAGTTCGAGTTCAGCTACAGGTCCAGCGGCAGCCTGTCCTCCCTGAACATGGAGAGTGGCGGCGAGGGGGCTCtgatgggggggtgggaccGCATCGGCGTGGGAGAACCCCGTTCGGACCTCCAGGGGACGGATGGCCCCCCAGGCACCACCGACCCCCTTTCCGACCCCACCAAGAAATGTGAGAAAgacgcagaggggaggaggtggggcaggAAGACCCTGGCGGCCTCGGCGATGGGGTCAAGCCTCCCTGACGACgacgaagaagaagaagaggaggaggagaggggggggcactcCTCGGATTCAGACACGGACCCGTGCGGGGAGCTTCCGGAGCTGCTGGACGCGGTCTGGACCCTGAGGGACCGCGAGCGCTTCAAGGcccaggagatggagaagcacCAGGTTCAGCTGACCATGTACCGGCGCCTGGCACTGATCCGCTGGGTCCGCACCCTCCAAGGGCGTGTCCAGGAGCAGCAGAACCGCCTGCAGTCCAGCTTCGACGTCATCCTCACCCATAGGAAGGAACTGCTGCGCATGGGCGCCTCTGCCGCAGCAAACACCACTGCGAGCCAATCTTAG
- the LOC134006798 gene encoding UPF0500 protein C1orf216 homolog isoform X1, producing the protein MGESQSKPRMLHQDRPANSNYGGQGGGVGGGSSSSLRLLSNCQQQSNRKCEKDGNFNFLGREDEVLTGDENRNQVRPRSLGPLGRDPPLPPPTIHYHGPGLLSPLSRLPCWSPLEPLPEIESGDDGYGRVPPDGAEEGKMEEETGRMSDDDKDREPRAIQGGRKEGVELEGEEGGEGEERLEEEDGEEWGDSGSEFEFSYRSSGSLSSLNMESGGEGALMGGWDRIGVGEPRSDLQGTDGPPGTTDPLSDPTKKCEKDAEGRRWGRKTLAASAMGSSLPDDDEEEEEEEERGGHSSDSDTDPCGELPELLDAVWTLRDRERFKAQEMEKHQVQLTMYRRLALIRWVRTLQGRVQEQQNRLQSSFDVILTHRKELLRMGASAAANTTASQS; encoded by the exons ATGGG TGAATCTCAGTCCAAGCCCAGAATGCTTCACCAGGATCGACCTGCAAACTCCAACTACGGAGGTCAGGGGGGCGGAGTTGGAGGCGGTAGTTCCTCCTCTCTGCGTCTTCTTAGCAACTGCCAGCAGCAATCTAACAGGAAATGTGAGAAGGATGGCAACTTCAACTTCCTGGGTCGAGAGGATGAGGTCCTGACGGGAGACGAGAACCGCAATCAGGTTCGACCCCGGAGCCTCGGCCCGCTGGGCCGGGAcccgcccctgcctccccccaccaTCCACTATCATGGGCCAGGCCTGTTATCGCCCCTCTCCCGCCTGCCCTGTTGGAGCCCCCTGGAGCCCCTGCCCGAGATCGAGAGTGGGGACGATGGCTACGGGAGGGTGCCCCCTGACGGCGCCGAGGAGggcaagatggaggaggagacaggaagaatgAGTGATGATGACAAGGACAGAGAGCCACGGGCCATccagggaggaaggaaagagggagtggagctggagggggaggagggaggggagggggaggagagactggaggaggaggacggggaggagtggggagacaGTGGCTCAGAGTTCGAGTTCAGCTACAGGTCCAGCGGCAGCCTGTCCTCCCTGAACATGGAGAGTGGCGGCGAGGGGGCTCtgatgggggggtgggaccGCATCGGCGTGGGAGAACCCCGTTCGGACCTCCAGGGGACGGATGGCCCCCCAGGCACCACCGACCCCCTTTCCGACCCCACCAAGAAATGTGAGAAAgacgcagaggggaggaggtggggcaggAAGACCCTGGCGGCCTCGGCGATGGGGTCAAGCCTCCCTGACGACgacgaagaagaagaagaggaggaggagaggggggggcactcCTCGGATTCAGACACGGACCCGTGCGGGGAGCTTCCGGAGCTGCTGGACGCGGTCTGGACCCTGAGGGACCGCGAGCGCTTCAAGGcccaggagatggagaagcacCAGGTTCAGCTGACCATGTACCGGCGCCTGGCACTGATCCGCTGGGTCCGCACCCTCCAAGGGCGTGTCCAGGAGCAGCAGAACCGCCTGCAGTCCAGCTTCGACGTCATCCTCACCCATAGGAAGGAACTGCTGCGCATGGGCGCCTCTGCCGCAGCAAACACCACTGCGAGCCAATCTTAG